Genomic window (Roseivirga sp. 4D4):
ACGAGCTGACTAATTCCGAAAACCCTTTTTTCGGCAACAAGCAGCTAGAAACTATACTAGTGAGTCGCGAAGGCAAAAGCGATATGATTAGGGTTGAATATAAGTCGATAGACCCTTACCTCAGTCAAGTCACCCTGGAGCTACTTACAGACATCTTCATCAATCAACAAAAGAATATCAAAGAGGGCCAAACAGACTCTGTTATTGGATTCTTTAAGGCTGCAGTTGATAAATCTGATGCGAAGCTTAAGGGTGCCGAAGATGAGTTATTGAATTTTCGCGTTAGCAATCGAATCATCAATTACTACGAGCAAACGCGTTTTATCTCGGGTAATAAAGAGGAATTAGAAAGACAGTATCAGGAAGAGCTGAAAGTAGCCGCTGGTGCACGATCGGCTTTATCCAAAATTCAGGTCGAAATTGAAGACAAATCGATTATTCCGGAGCTCCAGTCTCGTATTGCTAGCAATCGATCAAAAATATCTAAGCAAACCACTTTACTGACGCAGCTAGAATTGGTAATGGACACTATCCCTGACAATGCCCGGACTATCAAAAAATCCAACCTCAATGGAGAAATCACCCTATTGAAGCAAGAAATGTCAGACATAGCAGATCGATTGATTATGGTAAATCAAACGCCAGATGGTATCGAAACAAAAGAGCTATTGACCCAATGGTTAAACCAGACCATCTCGAAAGAGGAGTCAGAAGCCAAGCTGGCCGTCATGGACAACCGCAAGAGAGAATATGAGCTGATTTACGACCAATTCGCGCCATTGGGATCTACGCTAAAGAGACTGGAAAGAGAAATTGATGTGGCCGAAAGAGAGTATTTAGAAAACCTGCATAGCTATAATCAAGCAAGACTTCATAAGTATAGCAGTATGATGTCAAGCAATTTGAAGGTGATAGATGCGCCCTATTACCCATTGGAGCCCTTGAAGTCTAAAAGAATGATGATTGTTATTCTATCCTTTGTGGTAGGATTGGTCTTACCTATCGGACTTTTGATTGGCCTTGAACTACTGGACAGCAGTCTCAAAAAACCCGAAAGAGCAATTGAGGAAACAGGACTAAAAGTTGGCGGCCTTATGATCAAGCAGCCAGCAAGTACAAAAAAACAGTCAATTGATTTTCAACAAGTTAATAAGCAATCATTGAACTTATTAATACAACAAATTAGGGCAAATACCAAAGGTGTTTCAACCCCTAAAACTGTGAACGTTTTCAGCATGCAATATGGAGAAGGTAAAAGCTTTCTAATAGAACAGTTAAGCACCTACTTCAAAACATATCTTACTGAAAAAGACCGAGCAGAAAACTTAGAATTCCGATTTAAAGAAATTGGGGCAATACAGCACGAGCCATACCAGGAGAATGATTTGGTAGCAGCCGACTTGCATCTTCTGGTCGCTCGTGCTAATCGTAAATGGACCACTGCTGACCAACATTCACTAGAAGTATATCATGAACTAGCCGGAAAAGAGCCTCTGCTCTTCTTAAACGGAGTTTCACCGGATGTTATGGAGGAAGTAATTGGTTCCATCCCTAAAAGAAGAGGTCGTTTACGCTCCTTGGTACATCACTGGATGACACAAGGCTTTAAAAGTGCTACTGTATGAATATGAGGCACAACAATAGAGAAAAGGAAGTGATTGTTTGCCACTCCTTCCCTGCCTGGGATACGCCTTATATTAAATCCACCTTGGAGTTGATGACCAGGCTTAGTGCCACGCATCGTGCCATCTTTATTGACTACCATTACACTTGGAAGGACCTATTTAAACATCCCAATGCGCCTAAAAAGAGGCTCATGGGTATCAAGAATAGAATCCGTAAGGAGAAAACACCTTATGGCACGATAGAGGTAGTCAGCCTTCCTCCTATACTCCCGGTCAACTGGATCAACAACCGCTCTATATTTAAGGTTTTTGCAAAGCTCAATGCTTGGTGGTTAGGGCATTTCAT
Coding sequences:
- a CDS encoding GumC family protein, with amino-acid sequence MNALEIIRLLVRHFHYIALSAISLTLLVFFTTKNDKREYETHTLLNTGLISGYSIESSSAGRIDYAKTNNELENLINLATSYETNKELSAKLLARFLVLDHQQKLPILKENYPDFLESIKGLPIEIRDKDTDLTVLYKIIRQRDADRSNPFYELTNSENPFFGNKQLETILVSREGKSDMIRVEYKSIDPYLSQVTLELLTDIFINQQKNIKEGQTDSVIGFFKAAVDKSDAKLKGAEDELLNFRVSNRIINYYEQTRFISGNKEELERQYQEELKVAAGARSALSKIQVEIEDKSIIPELQSRIASNRSKISKQTTLLTQLELVMDTIPDNARTIKKSNLNGEITLLKQEMSDIADRLIMVNQTPDGIETKELLTQWLNQTISKEESEAKLAVMDNRKREYELIYDQFAPLGSTLKRLEREIDVAEREYLENLHSYNQARLHKYSSMMSSNLKVIDAPYYPLEPLKSKRMMIVILSFVVGLVLPIGLLIGLELLDSSLKKPERAIEETGLKVGGLMIKQPASTKKQSIDFQQVNKQSLNLLIQQIRANTKGVSTPKTVNVFSMQYGEGKSFLIEQLSTYFKTYLTEKDRAENLEFRFKEIGAIQHEPYQENDLVAADLHLLVARANRKWTTADQHSLEVYHELAGKEPLLFLNGVSPDVMEEVIGSIPKRRGRLRSLVHHWMTQGFKSATV